The stretch of DNA TGGGTGCAACAGCATCACCCTGGTGTCTCACCAGCACCCAAGTTTGCCTGGACATTGCCCCACTCTGGGTGcagagcagcccacagcagtgGGCTCTGCTGTTGGCCAGTGCCTGTCACCCCCTGGGAGTGTTGGTCATCCCCTGAGACCCCCAGCACCACCCACCAGCGTatcccccagccctccccgaGGCGGCGGGTACCAGGGAGTGTGTCTCTTTAATGAGGCTGGGcttggagcagctctgctgctggcacagggagcGAGGGATGGAGCGAGGGCGGTGAAGGAGCCAGTGCCAGAGAgggagcctgcagcagggagaggccGGGAAGGACCGCTCATCCCCCCGGGGtactgcagcccccaggccagaGGGGCCGGGAAACCCACCCCTAGGGCagagggctctgcagagggcaGGGACCCAGCGGGTGCGGAGCGGAGCCTGCAGTCCCTGtgtcatcctcctcttcctccaggtAAGGGCAGGGGCGGGGGAGAGTCTGGAACCCCAGTGGCCCGGGACCCTGTGAGTATCCTGCAATTCCTGGGTGCCCCAGGGTCACACGCGGGCTCTCGGGGCAGTCCTGGATTGCAGGAGGGGTGAGAGGCGGGAGATGAGGCAGCAGGGCCCCAAAAGTGCTGAAATCACCATCCGGCATGGACCCAACAGGGCTGGCTCTACTAACTGCTGGGAACACGCCCCAGGGTATCAGCCACCGGTCCCTGGCCTGAGCCAGAAATGTCCTGTGGCCAGAGGAGCAGTGGGAcccttctgcagggctgctccacCTGCgtgtgcctgtgctgggggaaATCCGTGGGGCTGGGACCTTTTATTTAGGGGGTGCCTGTGTCAGGGTGCATTGAGGGCAAGTAACTCCTGCTCCGTGGCACGGGACTCGGGTTTTCCAGGGGTTTTAGTGGCTCTGGAggggtgagagcagcagcacaggtccTGGACGTGGTGGTCCTGCATGTGGTGCGTGTGCCAgagtgtgtgtacatgtgtgtgtgcagcagaCTCTGTTCTGACTTCCCAGCAAATGAAGAAGCAGTGccagccagggcacagcaccACAGGCTGGAGGCTTAGGCTGGGGACAGCTCTTCACCCTGTCCccttcacctgcagctgccagggaaaTCCCTTTCCCCTCCGTTCCTCCTCTTTGGGCTCCCTGCAAAGCGCCATGCCCCatgggtgctgggcagcagcgcCATCACCTCCTGCCTCCGTGgcctcctccctgcctcagGAGTTGGGACAGATCTCACTCTCCTGCCCTTGTGTCTTGTCCCAGCGGAGCCATGCAGGAATAtcctgcagggaagggaagcaagGGAAGCAGGGGGTAGGTAACGCAGGTGAGCAGGAGGGGCAGTGATGCTTCCTCACTCCAGGTGCTGCCACAGAGGCTTGGGCTCCTCTCCTTCCATCCTCCTCTTGCACCGGTCTGTGCCTCTGTCACCATTGGAAATTTTCACTGGGtttgcctgtgccagggctggtcTCATCCTTCCCCGGGATCATGCTGCACCCTGGGGTGGGcggctgtttctgcagcaggtGAGACTGacaactctgcagacagctAAGGAGGGTCTGCTGGGCTCAGGCACCTggcttgctgcagcagccacgCTAGAAAACTCAACCTATCCACGGGTGAGAAGAGAAACTTTAAGTTATTCTGACCTAGAGAAGAGTTAGCTCAGTCTCGCCTTCACCAAGGGTTTTTTGCCACCAAGCTGGTGAgctgcacccagccctgctcttgcTGCGACCCCCTCCGTATGTGGGATGCTGTCAGTTAAACCAGCTCCTGTGAGCagcaggtgggaagggaggaagaggaaggggcCGTAAAGGCACTGGTGACCATGTTGGGGACGGGCCCAAGGACCTGTTGGTGATGCCATGCTGGCACCTGGGGACAGTTTGCTGCCCCAGGGGACGAGGACTAAGATGCTGGGGCGAGGACCATTGGGTCTGGTTTTATTCATTACCACAGGGCTTAGAGCAGCCAGCGTAAAGTGCAGCAGGGCCAGATGGGGCCTGTTTACTCTGTGAGGGTAAATGTAAAGAGAAGTGATAAAAAGCAGCTGGGATGGATTCTCCAGTAAGTCCCTGGTAAACAAGCTGGTAGTGCCCGGGCCAGCGGGCAGCATGGCAAATAGCAGGCACGTTGCTGAGCATCGAGCTGGGTGCCTTGGGAACAAATGGAAGGGTTTTGAGGGGAAATCAGCCTTCAATAGCTCactgtggctgggctgggagagtCCCAGACCCCACCTGGGTGCTGTGGTCAGGGCAGGACCTGGCTGGTGATGTTCCCAGCAGTGGCACAGCCAGTGTGGAGGAAAACCAGGCTGTGCAGGgaccctgtgctgctgctgggagggggttgggggggggggggacgctCAGCAGCGTGTGCAGCATTCTGCATACAGGGTGGAGGActggtgatggtggtgggtgCTTGGATGGCCAGAGCCTGCCAGCATAACCCTGTGATGCCAGTTGAGCAGATTAACAGCTGCCCTCCTGCATAATGGACTTATTTTCCTGGGATGCAGCTACCTTGCTAATGCACTTCTGTGCTTCTTGGGGGCTCCCTGCCTTGCCCAGCCGTGGACTCCATCCTGGTGCTGTCTGCAAGGATGTagccctgctctgccttcaAGGATGCTCTGGGAGAGGCACCCTGTGACCACATACCGGGGGCACCCTGAGCCTCTTGTTACTGACACTTGTACAAGATGTTCCTGAGATGAAGGCCACTGGAGTGGGGGGACCAGATGTTTCGCTTGTACCTGGCTTTGCCCTTGCCCTGGGCACGTTGCATGCTGGAGCACTGGCACACAGTGTGACATGGGGACCTCGCTGCTGTTGGGTTGCAGGCActtggggtgggcaggggatACAGTGTGGAGGTGTAGACCCATGCCTGGAGTGGGATCCACACGCACTGTTCACAGAGAGGTAGGGCTAAGGCTGACCTGAATATTTCACACAAGTATTTGATAGCACAGGGTGCATTATGTTAGAGAGATGCCTTGGCTCCAGGCAGTCATTTGGGATGCTTCTCCCAGGTGGTTTTTCCAAGGGGAAGAGGGGTGTGGAGTGGGTTGGTGCCCAGCCGCCTctcttcccacagctgctgctgaagggtgGGATGCTGGACGCATCCATCTCTGTGCTGAGCGTTTCTCACCCAGAGGCAGAGATCATCATCCCCTGAGCCAGGCTCCCCCACTGCAGGGCCttcccctctgtgctgctcttcagtgcAGCACTGACCTTGTTGTTAATTATTAAACCCCCAGCAAACACTGCTCGTTGTTTTGTCCTAGTTACACTGTGGGCTActcaccctttttaaaaaaaaaaaaaaaaaagcgaatTACACTGGTGAGCTCTGTGGGTGGATGGAGATGGGAGCAGCAGGTGCTCCTCTCCTGGCCAGTATGGGAGATGGTCTGGGGAGGCTCTGAAACCACCCAGCTGCTGTGGGTTGGCTGAGAGAtgggctgtgtgctgctggctgttaTCTGTCCTGTCCAGGAGTCTCTGCTTGTCTGGCAGAACTTGGGGCTTGTATGTAactgctgctgcccatgggagAAGTAATtttgctgctcagcagcaaggCTTATTTACCTGTGGGGCAGAATTGCTCTCTGCAGGCTCCTGTGGCTCCAGACCCAGGTTGCAGGTGGGCTGGGGTCTGAGCAGAGATCTGGGTCCAGGTCCATGTGTTTCGTCGATGCTGCAAAGCACTGTCCCCAGgatggggagggatggggaccTGCTTCCCCCTTGCAGGCTGGGCAGATGGATGCAGCTTGTGCACGTAAGCCCCTTCCTGGCAGACCCCATCCCCGAGCACCCAGCAcctgcctcccctctgcccGCAGCTGCCCGCTGAGGGACCATGCCTGGCCTGTACGCCCTCTCCTCCTGGGAGGCTCTGCCCCTGAAAAGCTCCAGGGTGAAGGCTTGTGCCAACGGGTACTCCCTGAGCATCACCGCTCACCTTGTGTACACCAACCCCCATGAGGAGCCTGTGGAAGGTAAGGGGGAGCTTCTGGGGTTGGCAGGAATCTGGGCTGCCTGTGCAGCCCCAGAAAAGCACCCATGCTGGAGAGCATCCCGTCTCCAGCCCACTTGTGTCCTGGCCCCCAAACCTTGCTCAGTTTGGGGAGCAAAGGCAGAGGCCACCGGGGAGGGCAGAGCACGGCAGACACGCAGCATCACCCTGTGGGCAGAAGAGTGAGGCTGAGCAAACCCATTGCCATCACTGAGGATGAGGGGGGTTtcatcctccctcccttttctgGGCTACTGAGGCTCTGGGTCCTTCCTGTGTGTTGTCCCGCTCTCGGGCAACTAAGTCACCCGGTGAGTCAGTCAGACTCTGAGTGGTGCTGCCACGGGCCACGCTGTGCCGTGGTGGTGTCCGTGCTGGGATCTGCCTCAGGGTTCTCTTCCACCCACAGGCATCTTCATCTACCCGCTGGAGGAGTCGGAGGTGGTGGCTGGCTTCGAGGCGGCAGTGGGCAGCCGGCGGGTGACATTCCAGGTCCAGAACCGGCACCGGGTACAGGACTGCTGCCTCcagtgcagccccagccccggccggcCACGCCGCTGTGCCAGCGGTGAGTGCGTGGCACGGGTGATCCTGTTGGGTTCTCCGGGCTGGGAGGCTCAGAACAAGGGGGGATGAAGCATGGGGCGATATGGGGGGGCTGAGAGCTCCTGCCAGGCTACCCTGGTGCTTTGGAGGGTCTCTGGGACTGGAGATCTCAGActcctctttccccttcctccacctCTCCTGGGGTTTTACCTGTCCCTTTGCATGCCCCTTGTTACACCTGCTCTCTGTTGTCCTCTTTGAAGGTAATTAGTTCAATTAATGCCCCCCGCAACTTCACACACCCCACTGACACCCCCCCCTCCcatctctcccctgcccaggccACCTCGTCCTGGATGAAGATGTGGAGCGCTCCACCTTTGTCATCGTCACAGGCACGCTGTGCCCAGCAGAGAGCCTGGCCATCACCCTGAGCACAGCGCAGGAGCTGGCCACGCTGCCGGATGGGGCCCTGCgcctccttctcccccctgTCCTCATGCCCCACATCCCCGCCGCCCCCGAGTGCGAGCCGGCAAGCTTGTGTGACGACAGGTTGGCTCTATGGTGATTTTCATGGCTTCCTCAGTCTCCGCCAtccgggggagggggggatgctGATGCTGGGTGAGTGGGGCGTGGGGGTGGGAGCCATCACAGCCTCTCCCCTCACAGCCCCACCAGCTGTTTCGGGGGGCCAGGTGCCCGGAGCCAGCCATCCCCCACAGTGCCTGTGGAGACCATGGATGTCTTTCGGGGACAGCCCTGCAACCCTTTTCCTTACGAGTTTGCCTTTGAGCTGCTGGTGAAGGGCCCCTGCTTGCTGGCAGGTAGGGAGGGCGGCTCAGGTGGTGTTGGTTGTTGGGCAAAACCTCCCCAAAACGTAGGTGATGTCCCCCTGGTCCCTCCATGCTTCTAGGAAGAGCTGGGCCCCCTTGCTCTGGTGTCCTCTTGCACTCCCTATGCACAAAGAAGCCCTTTCCCAAAGGGACCCCCCAAAGTCGCCCTGTGTGTGGCTTTGTATGGCTCTGGGTCAGCAGCCCCCTTCCCTGAGGAGGTGTGGTGGATGTGGGGCAGTACAGGCAAGGAAGGGATGCGGGTTGGTGGGGAcatgctcctgctgccagcccagttAATCCCATTAGAGCTGGAagggagcagcccctgctgcagcgcCAGGTCTGGCACAGGTATGGAGtccaggggcggggggggggtgtcaggggTGCAAGggtctgccctgctgctgccttctccccgCAGGGCTGGAAAGCCCATCCCACGCCCTGCGAGCTGATGCTGATCCCtgggccagctctgctgccactACCTGTGTCaccctggctgagccccaccgCTATGACAGGGACCTGGAGATCATCCTCTACCCCTGCGGTGAGGAGGGACCATGCCTTTGGCGGGTTTGGGGGAGAGGGGTATTGCCTTAAAAGCATCTGGGGCATCCTCAGCCCCGTGTGGCACAGGGTGACTCTGAACACCCCCTGTGCCCCACAgagccccaccacccccaccttGTGATGGAGGATGGCACCGTGACATACCCTGAGTATGAAGCCCACATCCGGAGCCGCCGGGATTATGTGCGGATTGCCAGGAAGGACAGCAGCGGTGAAAGACAGGTGACAGTACACAGCCACTGGTGGCCCggcaaggagaaggaggaaggtgggaggtggtgggatGTGGGTGAGGAAGACCTCAGCATGGGCCAGGGGGTGCGAGAAAGCCCCTGGCCCACCTGGCTTGCAGGTGGCTTTTGTGCAGAGACGTTTCCACAAAGACATCTTCCCCAACCCCGTGCTGATGCTGAACTTCTGCCCGGTGGcggggggtgtccctggggacCTGCAGAGCATCACCCGCGAGGTCCTCTTCCTCATTGACCACAGCAGCAACATGAATGGCCCTGACCTTGACAAGATCAAGGTGAGGCAATGGCCACGGGGCCAAGGATGCTCCCTGGGTGGCTGGTCCTTAGCAGCCCTCCCTGCTGTCACCCTAGGAGGCTTTGCTGGTGGCCCTGAAGAGCCTCCCGTCGGGGACGCTACTCAACATCGCTGGCTTCGGCACAAACGTCAAGCCGCTCTTCCCATCCAGCCGCCTCTGCAGCAACGTGAGTGCTGCTGGGCAAacccccccaccagcccctctccatcccccctcccagctccctggcaTGGGGTCGGGGCTGGCGAGCCAGGGGACCGCTGCGAGGCCAGCTCTCCACGCGGGCAGGAGACTCTGTGGCGTGCCTGCGAGCACCTCGGTGGGCTGCGGGTAGACGCAGGTGGCACCAacctgctggcagccctgggctgggcgCTGGCGCAGCCCCTCCACCATGGCTACCCCCGCCAGCTCTTCCTCTTCACCGATGCGGCGGTGGGCAACGCAGGCAGGATCCTCCGGCTGGTGCGCAGGCAGGCCAGCACCGTCAGGTATGCACCAGCACTGCGGTGGGATCACGGTGGTCTCTGTCCCCTGGACTGTTCCCATGGTTTCACCTTCTGCAGCCCCACatctcccctccatcagccccAAGCATGTTCTTCACCCATCACGTGCCCCAAGCCCATCCACTCAGCTTTCCCCGGGGTGCTCCCACTCATGCAGCCGGGGCAGCATCTCTGGCTATCAAATCCCCCTGCCCATCCCCCCATGGCAGGGCTCACCACCGGGCTGCCCAGTGCCCAGCACTGGCCTGGCCAGGGCTTTTCATCGCCTGGCTCTCTCCTGCAGGTGCTTCAGCTTTGGCATGGGCCGGCGGGCATGCCGGCGGCTGCTGAAGGGCTTGGCCAAGGTGAGCCGGGGCTGCGCTGAGTTCCTGAGCCCGGACGAGAGGCTGCAGCCCAAGGTAAAGcccaggcagggatggggggacaCAGAGGTCACAGCGATATGTGACACTggctcttctccctgccccagctgatCAAGTCCCTGAAGAAAGCGATTGAGCCAGCTGTCAGCGACATCACCATCGACTGGTATGTCCCTGACAGCATGGAGGCTCTGCTCTCACCGACCGAGCTCCCAGCCCTCTACCCCGGCGACCGCCTCATCAGCTACTGCGTCCTCTACAGCATCGCCCGCTTCCGCGACAGGCGCCCGCTGGTACAGCCGCCCTGGCATGGGGGGGATGGCACACTCCTGGTGCCACCACCTTCACCCCGTGCTGGGGTGCTGACGGCAGTGCCTTCTCTCTGCCAGGGCCAGGAAGGGGCTCATCGGGGCTCCCGGGGCTCAGCATTCCCTTCCCAGGAGGAGGTGCCCAGTCCAGGAGAGAACCGACAGCCACCCTGGAACACCCCAGGATCTGGGGACGCCTCCCTGGAGCTCTTCACTGGGGGCACGGAGGCATCCGAACAGAGTCAgtggggccggggctggggtggggggcaggtcTGGGAGCCGTGGGCTGACAGGGTCTGCGCTTGCTGGGCAGGTGTGGATCCCATCTCAGGGGGAGACATCTGGAAGCGGATTTACCAGCCCTCCTACATCCAGGAGCAGTACGTCCTGACGCACTGCTCTGTCAGCACCGACCGCAGCCGGGGGCTGCTCTCCCGCAGCTCCACCAGCAGCGAGTCCACCGGCTCCCGCGATGTGGCCCCTGAGGGTGGCTCATCAGCCCCTGGCACTGATGTCACCTCCCAGCAGGGCCAGAAGAGCCTGTCCCTCTGCGAGTCCTCCACCAAATCCGCCCCGctgccctctgccccagctcgTACCAAGGTAAGGATGCCAACGGGCTGCAGTGGCTCATGCACGGTGGGGTGGAGCTGCTCCTGGCTTACCAAGGGTCTCGCTGCCCCATTGTGCCCAGACACGTGGTCACTGGGCTGGAAACCAGTGATGTAGCCTGGATTTTAAACGAGGATCAGCTGTGGTGCTGCGAGGTGACTCCTTGGGTAGTTTTGCCCTACTGGAATAGGACAGCTGGGGACCAAGCAGCTGGTCCCCCAGCTTCCCCGGCCAGCAGTCAGCTGGGTGGCTAACAAACCCCCTAGCCAGTTCCTTGTTCAGgccacagaaattaaatgaaaatagctGGGCCGGCATCAGGTAATGAACTTGCCaagctggagaggagggggtgGGCTGTC from Falco peregrinus isolate bFalPer1 chromosome 12, bFalPer1.pri, whole genome shotgun sequence encodes:
- the VWA5B2 gene encoding LOW QUALITY PROTEIN: von Willebrand factor A domain-containing protein 5B2 (The sequence of the model RefSeq protein was modified relative to this genomic sequence to represent the inferred CDS: inserted 1 base in 1 codon; deleted 5 bases in 5 codons), which codes for MPGLYALSSWEALPLKSSRVKACANGYSLSITAHLVYTNPHEEPVEGIFIYPLEESEVVAGFEAAVGSRRVTFQVQNRHRVQDCCLQCSPSPGRPRRCASGHLVLDEDVERSTFVIVTGTLCPAESLAITLSTAQELATLPDGALRLLLPPVLMPHIPAAPECEPASLCDDSPTSCFGGPGARSQPSPTVPVETMDVFRGQPCNPFPYEFAFELLVKGPCLLAGLESPSHALRADADPWASSAATTCVTLAEPHRYDRDLEIILYPCEPHHPHLVMEDGTVTYPEYEAHIRSRRDYVRIARKDSSGERQVAFVQRRFHKDIFPNPVLMLNFCPVAGGVPGDLQSITREVLFLIDHSSNMNGPDLDKIKEALLVALKSLPSGTLLNIAGFGTNVKPLFPSSRLCSNETLWRACEHLGGLRVDAGGTNLLAALGWALAQPLHHGYPRQLFLFTDAAVGNAGRILRLVRRQASTVRCFSFGMGRRACRRLLKGLAKVSRGCAEFLSPDERLQPKLIKSLKKAIEPAVSDITIDWYVPDSMEALLSPTELPALYPGDRLISYCVLYSIARFRDRRPLGQEGAHRGSRGSAFPSQEEVPSPGENRQPPWNTPGSGDASLELFTGGTEASEQSVDPISGGDIWKRIYQPSYIQEQYVLTHCSVSTDRSRGLLSRSSTSSESTGSRDVAPEGGSSAPGTDVTSQQGQKSLSLCESSTKSAPLPSAPARTKVTVALSTEELARQKKALARTALAGRSFSSPHGELDARRLCRALEKVSQKRNQSLEGRLDELGPQARQRQPSTVGVKYNLLSPTHLDWDMLVEPSYLFSASPAPEPGEPSLADASVADGSLPLRCQVVIHALQAGKPVSWEVTASLESLLQPREGLGREDPPRRAAKAWDKPLHCLAARSVIRDNENAAQREAELEQGFARRFRLKAMQTSKACNVPSLYTRLVPVDTATHAALPTAPEVWGTGAEVAPFLAAGSASRPQATTAGNWHHRSSSAGVDQRRDAEEQDEAPVAAERDETPGSPASVSSPTYGSEKQNCSNGPPTSPSTSMGSQKSTESITGSRFSLSRRRGPXLALRPQCLSPESERPSNHASHDYLPLVRAPKPRGPFQLTESFSEVVQIPLDRLCRASPYASHRASLSPVSPGARSSPEAGPGGEEGEELTAASQPGSPPSRSTCSEVPSAAVWAQADSGHGSESDTGPHSAAPSEAGMIWQDVGPEDLESASWATAVALAWLEHRCAGFFEEWELVAAKADAWLQAQRLPEGVDVGCLKGAARHLFLLLRHWDENIKLNMLCYNPNNV